One stretch of Kogia breviceps isolate mKogBre1 chromosome 18, mKogBre1 haplotype 1, whole genome shotgun sequence DNA includes these proteins:
- the FOXF1 gene encoding forkhead box protein F1: MSSAPEKQQPPHGGGGGGGGGAAMEPASSGPSKAKKTNAGIRRPEKPPYSYIALIVMAIQSSPTKRLTLSEIYQFLQSRFPFFRGSYQGWKNSVRHNLSLNECFIKLPKGLGRPGKGHYWTIDPASEFMFEEGSFRRRPRGFRRKCQALKPMYSMMNGLGFNHLPDTYSFQGSAGGLSCPPNSLALDGGLGMMNGHLPGNVDGMALPGHSVPHLPANGGHSYMGSCGAAAAGEYPHHDGSVPASPLLPAAAGGVMEPHAVYSGSAAAWPPSASAALNSGASYIKQQPLSPCNPAANPLSGSLSTHSLDQPYLHQNSHNAPAELQGIPRYHSQSPSMCDRKEFVFSFNTMASSSMHSAGGGSYYHQQVTYQDIKPCVM, translated from the exons gcacggcggcggcggcggcgggggaggcggcGCGGCCATGGAGCCCGCGTCGTCCGGCCCGTCCAAGGCCAAGAAGACCAACGCCGGCATCCGGCGCCCCGAGAAGCCGCCCTACTCGTACATCGCGCTCATCGTCATGGCCATCCAGAGCTCGCCCACCAAGCGCCTGACGCTCAGCGAGATCTACCAGTTCCTGCAGAGCCGCTTCCCCTTCTTCCGCGGCTCCTACCAGGGCTGGAAGAACTCCGTGCGCCACAACCTCTCGCTCAACGAGTGCTTCATCAAGCTGCCCAAGGGCCTCGGGCGGCCGGGCAAGGGCCACTACTGGACCATCGACCCGGCCAGCGAGTTCATGTTCGAGGAGGGCTCGTTCCGCCGCCGGCCGCGCGGCTTCCGAAGGAAATGCCAGGCGCTCAAGCCCATGTACAGCATGATGAACGGGCTCGGCTTCAACCACCTCCCGGACACCTACAGCTTCCAGGGCTCCGCCGGCGGCCTCTCGTGCCCGCCCAACAGCCTGGCGCTGGACGGAGGTCTGGGCATGATGAACGGCCACTTGCCGGGCAACGTGGACGGCATGGCTTTGCCCGGCCACTCGGTGCCCCACCTGCCCGCCAACGGCGGCCACTCGTACATGGGCAGCTGCGGCGCCGCGGCGGCCGGCGAGTACCCGCACCACGACGGCTCGGTGCCTGCTTCCCCTCTGCTGCCCGCGGCCGCCGGTGGGGTCATGGAGCCCCACGCTGTCTACTCAGGCTCCGCGGCCGCCTGGCCGCCCTCCGCCTCCGCCGCGCTCAACAGCGGCGCCTCCTACATCAAGCAGCAGCCCCTGTCCCCCTGCAACCCCGCGGCCAACCCCCTGTCCGGCAGCCTCTCCACGCACTCCCTGGACCAGCCGTATCTGCACCAGAACAGCCACAACGCCCCAGCTGAGCTGCAAG GCATCCCGCGGTATCACTCCCAGTCGCCCAGCATGTGTGACCGAAAGGAGTTCGTCTTCTCTTTCAACACAATGGCATCCTCGTCCATGCACTCAGCCGGAGGTGGCTCTTACTACCACCAGCAGGTCACCTACCAAGACATCAAGCCGTGCGTGATGTGA